Proteins encoded within one genomic window of Manduca sexta isolate Smith_Timp_Sample1 chromosome 18, JHU_Msex_v1.0, whole genome shotgun sequence:
- the LOC115451649 gene encoding F-box/LRR-repeat protein 2 isoform X1: MDIPTDVWGQLALEASQVYLTEGGQVRSPFANTTIEKLPDKVLLNIFSYLSHREICRMATVCKRWRMVAYDTRLWTHVSLRPEISGLHVGSLESLLALISIRFGPSLRYIELPIELITHTVLHELAAKCPNLTHMLLDFSTAMQLHDFSEMQAFPTKLRYLCICLSEVIFMEGFMRKIYNFINGLEILHLIGTYEKVEEEEEEIYEVINVHKLKSATPNLRVINLYGINFVDDSHIDAFSSNCIQLECLAVNYCNKVTGSTMKTLFQRSRRLTCLLMNGCSLQSEYVMQVEWEKSSIQELDVTATDLSTECLIDMLSRIQNLRFLSAGQINGFNDSVLKAWIEAGTARNLVALDVDSSDNLTDEALHRFLSRHGSQLHGLVLSGMPHITDQLWQSVMQLLTNTKILIMGTQERLGVNIHVDQLMDGIANNCPNLERLELRWDPENLRFSDKSQKAIDILRVKCLKLKCLVLSDGRYYEIVKANFERADRTTVVRTSTNCRVSNYYLLSNYKELIFN, from the exons ACTATAGAAAAGCTTCCGGATAAAGttctactaaatatattttcgtatttatCACATAGAGAAATATGTCGTATGGCGACTGTTTGCAAAAGATGGCGTATGGTGGCATACGATACGCGGCTGTGGACTCATGTCAGTTTAAGACCTGAAATTTCTGGCTTACATGTAG GGTCTCTCGAGTCTTTGCTGGCGCTGATTTCAATAAGATTCGGACCATCTCTGCGTTACATAGAGCTGCCTATAGAGTTAATCACACACACAGTGCTACATGAACTGGCGGCAAAATGTCCTAATTTGACACACATGTTACTTGACTTCAGTACAG CCATGCAACTGCACGATTTCTCCGAAATGCAAGCGTTTCCAACGAAACTACGGTACTTATGTATTTGTCTTTCGGAGGTCATCTTCATGGAGGGTTTTAtgaggaaaatatataattttataaacggCCTGGAGATTTTACATCTTATTG gTACATACGAAAAGGTGGAAGAGGAAGAGGAGGAGATCTATGAGGTTATAAACGTGCACAAACTCAAGTCCGCAACGCCCAATCTACGCGTCATCAACCTCTACGGAATCAACTTCGTGGACGACTCGCATATTGACGCCTTCAGCTCTAACTGTATTCAG TTGGAGTGCCTGGCAGTAAACTACTGCAACAAGGTGACGGGCTCCACGATGAAGACGCTGTTCCAGCGCTCTAGGCGTCTCACCTGCCTTCTCATGAACGGATGCA GTCTTCAATCAGAATACGTAATGCAAGTAGAGTGGGAGAAGTCTTCCATCCAAGAGTTGGATGTCACAGCCACGGACCTCTCCACCGAGTGCCTCATCGACATGCTCTCCAGGATACAGAATTTAAGATTCTTGAGCGCCGGTCAGATCAACGGGTTCAATGATTCAGTGCTCAAAGCTTGGATTGAAGCTGGTACTGCTAG GAATTTGGTGGCGCTGGACGTGGACTCCTCAGACAACCTGACCGATGAGGCGTTGCACCGGTTCCTGTCGCGGCACGGCAGCCAGCTACACGGGCTGGTACTCAGCGGCATGCCGCACATCACCGACCAGTTGTGGCAGAGCGTTATGCAACTGCTTACCAATACAAA GATACTCATAATGGGAACTCAGGAGCGTTTGGGAGTTAATATTCACGTTGATCAG CTAATGGACGGCATTGCGAACAACTGCCCAAATCTAGAAAGGCTGGAGCTACGCTGGGATCCAGAGAACCTCCGCTTTAGTGACAAGAGTCAAAAGGCTATCGATATTCTGCGTGTGAAGTGCCTCAAACTCAAATGCTTGGTACTGAG CGATGGTCGGTACTACGAGATCGTGAAGGCTAACTTCGAGCGCGCGGACCGCACCACCGTGGTGCGCACTTCCACCAACTGCCGCGTCTCCAATTACTACCTTCTGTCCAACTACAAAGAGCTTATATTCAACTAG
- the LOC115451649 gene encoding F-box/LRR-repeat protein 2 isoform X2, which translates to MDSWGMINVDTATIAITRDEMSSSFRRKQMVTIEKLPDKVLLNIFSYLSHREICRMATVCKRWRMVAYDTRLWTHVSLRPEISGLHVGSLESLLALISIRFGPSLRYIELPIELITHTVLHELAAKCPNLTHMLLDFSTAMQLHDFSEMQAFPTKLRYLCICLSEVIFMEGFMRKIYNFINGLEILHLIGTYEKVEEEEEEIYEVINVHKLKSATPNLRVINLYGINFVDDSHIDAFSSNCIQLECLAVNYCNKVTGSTMKTLFQRSRRLTCLLMNGCSLQSEYVMQVEWEKSSIQELDVTATDLSTECLIDMLSRIQNLRFLSAGQINGFNDSVLKAWIEAGTARNLVALDVDSSDNLTDEALHRFLSRHGSQLHGLVLSGMPHITDQLWQSVMQLLTNTKILIMGTQERLGVNIHVDQLMDGIANNCPNLERLELRWDPENLRFSDKSQKAIDILRVKCLKLKCLVLSDGRYYEIVKANFERADRTTVVRTSTNCRVSNYYLLSNYKELIFN; encoded by the exons ACTATAGAAAAGCTTCCGGATAAAGttctactaaatatattttcgtatttatCACATAGAGAAATATGTCGTATGGCGACTGTTTGCAAAAGATGGCGTATGGTGGCATACGATACGCGGCTGTGGACTCATGTCAGTTTAAGACCTGAAATTTCTGGCTTACATGTAG GGTCTCTCGAGTCTTTGCTGGCGCTGATTTCAATAAGATTCGGACCATCTCTGCGTTACATAGAGCTGCCTATAGAGTTAATCACACACACAGTGCTACATGAACTGGCGGCAAAATGTCCTAATTTGACACACATGTTACTTGACTTCAGTACAG CCATGCAACTGCACGATTTCTCCGAAATGCAAGCGTTTCCAACGAAACTACGGTACTTATGTATTTGTCTTTCGGAGGTCATCTTCATGGAGGGTTTTAtgaggaaaatatataattttataaacggCCTGGAGATTTTACATCTTATTG gTACATACGAAAAGGTGGAAGAGGAAGAGGAGGAGATCTATGAGGTTATAAACGTGCACAAACTCAAGTCCGCAACGCCCAATCTACGCGTCATCAACCTCTACGGAATCAACTTCGTGGACGACTCGCATATTGACGCCTTCAGCTCTAACTGTATTCAG TTGGAGTGCCTGGCAGTAAACTACTGCAACAAGGTGACGGGCTCCACGATGAAGACGCTGTTCCAGCGCTCTAGGCGTCTCACCTGCCTTCTCATGAACGGATGCA GTCTTCAATCAGAATACGTAATGCAAGTAGAGTGGGAGAAGTCTTCCATCCAAGAGTTGGATGTCACAGCCACGGACCTCTCCACCGAGTGCCTCATCGACATGCTCTCCAGGATACAGAATTTAAGATTCTTGAGCGCCGGTCAGATCAACGGGTTCAATGATTCAGTGCTCAAAGCTTGGATTGAAGCTGGTACTGCTAG GAATTTGGTGGCGCTGGACGTGGACTCCTCAGACAACCTGACCGATGAGGCGTTGCACCGGTTCCTGTCGCGGCACGGCAGCCAGCTACACGGGCTGGTACTCAGCGGCATGCCGCACATCACCGACCAGTTGTGGCAGAGCGTTATGCAACTGCTTACCAATACAAA GATACTCATAATGGGAACTCAGGAGCGTTTGGGAGTTAATATTCACGTTGATCAG CTAATGGACGGCATTGCGAACAACTGCCCAAATCTAGAAAGGCTGGAGCTACGCTGGGATCCAGAGAACCTCCGCTTTAGTGACAAGAGTCAAAAGGCTATCGATATTCTGCGTGTGAAGTGCCTCAAACTCAAATGCTTGGTACTGAG CGATGGTCGGTACTACGAGATCGTGAAGGCTAACTTCGAGCGCGCGGACCGCACCACCGTGGTGCGCACTTCCACCAACTGCCGCGTCTCCAATTACTACCTTCTGTCCAACTACAAAGAGCTTATATTCAACTAG
- the LOC115451649 gene encoding F-box/LRR-repeat protein 2 isoform X3, whose amino-acid sequence MLTIEKLPDKVLLNIFSYLSHREICRMATVCKRWRMVAYDTRLWTHVSLRPEISGLHVGSLESLLALISIRFGPSLRYIELPIELITHTVLHELAAKCPNLTHMLLDFSTAMQLHDFSEMQAFPTKLRYLCICLSEVIFMEGFMRKIYNFINGLEILHLIGTYEKVEEEEEEIYEVINVHKLKSATPNLRVINLYGINFVDDSHIDAFSSNCIQLECLAVNYCNKVTGSTMKTLFQRSRRLTCLLMNGCSLQSEYVMQVEWEKSSIQELDVTATDLSTECLIDMLSRIQNLRFLSAGQINGFNDSVLKAWIEAGTARNLVALDVDSSDNLTDEALHRFLSRHGSQLHGLVLSGMPHITDQLWQSVMQLLTNTKILIMGTQERLGVNIHVDQLMDGIANNCPNLERLELRWDPENLRFSDKSQKAIDILRVKCLKLKCLVLSDGRYYEIVKANFERADRTTVVRTSTNCRVSNYYLLSNYKELIFN is encoded by the exons ACTATAGAAAAGCTTCCGGATAAAGttctactaaatatattttcgtatttatCACATAGAGAAATATGTCGTATGGCGACTGTTTGCAAAAGATGGCGTATGGTGGCATACGATACGCGGCTGTGGACTCATGTCAGTTTAAGACCTGAAATTTCTGGCTTACATGTAG GGTCTCTCGAGTCTTTGCTGGCGCTGATTTCAATAAGATTCGGACCATCTCTGCGTTACATAGAGCTGCCTATAGAGTTAATCACACACACAGTGCTACATGAACTGGCGGCAAAATGTCCTAATTTGACACACATGTTACTTGACTTCAGTACAG CCATGCAACTGCACGATTTCTCCGAAATGCAAGCGTTTCCAACGAAACTACGGTACTTATGTATTTGTCTTTCGGAGGTCATCTTCATGGAGGGTTTTAtgaggaaaatatataattttataaacggCCTGGAGATTTTACATCTTATTG gTACATACGAAAAGGTGGAAGAGGAAGAGGAGGAGATCTATGAGGTTATAAACGTGCACAAACTCAAGTCCGCAACGCCCAATCTACGCGTCATCAACCTCTACGGAATCAACTTCGTGGACGACTCGCATATTGACGCCTTCAGCTCTAACTGTATTCAG TTGGAGTGCCTGGCAGTAAACTACTGCAACAAGGTGACGGGCTCCACGATGAAGACGCTGTTCCAGCGCTCTAGGCGTCTCACCTGCCTTCTCATGAACGGATGCA GTCTTCAATCAGAATACGTAATGCAAGTAGAGTGGGAGAAGTCTTCCATCCAAGAGTTGGATGTCACAGCCACGGACCTCTCCACCGAGTGCCTCATCGACATGCTCTCCAGGATACAGAATTTAAGATTCTTGAGCGCCGGTCAGATCAACGGGTTCAATGATTCAGTGCTCAAAGCTTGGATTGAAGCTGGTACTGCTAG GAATTTGGTGGCGCTGGACGTGGACTCCTCAGACAACCTGACCGATGAGGCGTTGCACCGGTTCCTGTCGCGGCACGGCAGCCAGCTACACGGGCTGGTACTCAGCGGCATGCCGCACATCACCGACCAGTTGTGGCAGAGCGTTATGCAACTGCTTACCAATACAAA GATACTCATAATGGGAACTCAGGAGCGTTTGGGAGTTAATATTCACGTTGATCAG CTAATGGACGGCATTGCGAACAACTGCCCAAATCTAGAAAGGCTGGAGCTACGCTGGGATCCAGAGAACCTCCGCTTTAGTGACAAGAGTCAAAAGGCTATCGATATTCTGCGTGTGAAGTGCCTCAAACTCAAATGCTTGGTACTGAG CGATGGTCGGTACTACGAGATCGTGAAGGCTAACTTCGAGCGCGCGGACCGCACCACCGTGGTGCGCACTTCCACCAACTGCCGCGTCTCCAATTACTACCTTCTGTCCAACTACAAAGAGCTTATATTCAACTAG